From a single Planctellipticum variicoloris genomic region:
- a CDS encoding endonuclease/exonuclease/phosphatase family protein gives MLRLLLAAPLVTFLIGDLAAQAPVRTLRVVTYNIHHGLGTDQELNLGRIAEVLRAARPDIVSLQEVDVRTRRTYREDQAAALGTQLGMYVGFGKAITYDEGDFGNCILSKAPIEEFQAYPLTTIAGHEARCVAVARIRIGGIGPQIQFLSTHLDHALEGVRMDQAHSLGKVMSRLPRQPMILAGDMNAAPDSKTLRRLLGSWTDSGPEKGGFTFPAVNPSSRIDYILYRNAPGWKIREQQVIDQTVASDHRPVLTVFEFPDTPENR, from the coding sequence ATGTTGCGTTTACTGCTGGCCGCTCCGCTGGTGACGTTTTTGATCGGCGACCTTGCCGCGCAGGCTCCGGTCCGGACCTTGCGAGTGGTGACGTATAATATTCATCACGGGCTGGGGACCGATCAGGAATTGAATCTCGGGCGGATTGCGGAGGTGCTGAGGGCGGCTCGACCGGACATTGTGTCGCTGCAGGAGGTCGACGTCCGGACGCGGCGGACGTATCGCGAGGACCAGGCGGCTGCGCTCGGAACTCAGCTCGGCATGTACGTCGGCTTCGGAAAGGCCATCACGTACGACGAGGGGGACTTCGGCAATTGCATCCTGTCGAAGGCGCCGATCGAAGAGTTTCAGGCTTATCCGCTGACGACGATTGCGGGGCACGAGGCCCGTTGTGTGGCCGTTGCCCGGATTCGAATTGGCGGAATCGGACCGCAGATTCAGTTTCTGTCGACGCACCTCGACCACGCCTTGGAAGGGGTTCGCATGGATCAGGCCCATTCGCTGGGAAAGGTCATGTCCAGGCTGCCGCGGCAGCCGATGATTCTGGCGGGCGACATGAACGCGGCGCCAGATTCAAAGACGCTGCGCCGGCTTCTGGGTTCCTGGACTGACAGCGGCCCGGAGAAGGGCGGATTCACGTTCCCGGCGGTCAACCCGTCCTCCCGGATCGACTACATCCTGTACCGGAACGCTCCCGGCTGGAAAATCCGGGAGCAGCAAGTGATCGACCAGACGGTCGCTTCGGATCATCGACCGGTGTTGACGGTCTTTGAGTTCCCGGACACGCCCGAGAATCGATAG
- a CDS encoding HAD family hydrolase, whose amino-acid sequence MNPALAARHSEAPPRHRQLPAPAIHIRPAPPERRPRCIVFDFDGTLSLLRAGWADIMIPQMLDELLPLPGTTETADELEPTIREAILNHNGRPTVYQMMFLADQVRQRGGVPQSAEAYTAEFVRRLTLQSETRCEAIRSGAGRPDDYLVPGARQLLEAFRDRGVPMTLASGTEEIAVRRESALLQIDEFFEGRIHGPSDENPHAFSKLAVMERLKAEHGLRGEELAGIGDGAVEIESLKSLGGLAVGIASDERHRSGALEGWKVPRLLSAGADAVVGDYRDLESLLAWLGW is encoded by the coding sequence ATGAACCCCGCCCTCGCCGCCCGCCATTCCGAGGCCCCGCCGCGGCATCGACAGTTGCCTGCTCCCGCGATCCATATTCGGCCTGCTCCCCCGGAACGACGACCGCGCTGCATCGTGTTTGACTTTGACGGCACGCTGAGCCTGCTGCGGGCCGGCTGGGCCGACATCATGATTCCGCAAATGCTCGACGAGCTCCTGCCGCTACCCGGCACGACCGAAACGGCGGACGAGCTGGAGCCGACGATTCGCGAGGCCATTCTCAACCACAACGGCCGGCCGACCGTTTACCAGATGATGTTTCTGGCCGACCAGGTCCGGCAGCGCGGCGGGGTTCCTCAGTCGGCGGAAGCTTATACGGCCGAGTTTGTTCGCCGTCTGACTCTGCAGAGCGAAACCCGGTGCGAAGCGATTCGTTCCGGGGCCGGGCGCCCGGACGACTACCTGGTTCCTGGGGCGCGCCAGTTGCTGGAAGCTTTCCGCGATCGGGGAGTGCCAATGACTCTGGCGAGCGGGACGGAGGAGATCGCCGTCCGTCGGGAGTCGGCACTGCTGCAGATTGACGAATTCTTTGAGGGTCGCATTCACGGTCCTTCGGACGAGAATCCGCATGCGTTTTCGAAGCTCGCGGTCATGGAGCGATTGAAGGCCGAGCACGGACTCCGGGGCGAAGAGCTGGCGGGGATCGGAGATGGAGCGGTCGAAATCGAGAGTCTGAAGTCGCTCGGCGGTCTCGCCGTCGGGATCGCCAGCGACGAACGCCATCGCAGCGGGGCGCTGGAAGGCTGGAAAGTGCCCCGGCTGCTGTCGGCGGGCGCCGATGCCGTGGTTGGCGACTACCGCGACCTGGAGTCGCTGCTGGCCTGGCTGGGCTGGTAG
- a CDS encoding bifunctional heptose 7-phosphate kinase/heptose 1-phosphate adenyltransferase, translating into MQLPRLDELIANFSRLRVVVVGDFSLDKLLHLDPTLVERSENSGRVVHQVVGIRTSPSAAGTVVNNLASLGACDLHVFGVIGDDGEGYELCQNLRKLRCTTEGLLRFPDYRTPAVIRPLDLSSDGWTGRHPRYDIRNRIPIPEEAIDRLSRNLLEILPAVDAVIIMDQSDHPDTGVITPRLREELSRLALAFPKVVFWADSRRNTRHFRNIIVKPNEFEAVGRFRPIAGDEVRLTDLKAVLPRLRSETGAPVFITFGEKGILVSDPTGKLVPGIRLQGMLDPTGAGDTATAGMVLASAAGATTVETALMGNLVAATTIKQIGTAGVVRPDQLREGLQQWQEQHPRGAVDLDQLQDMTDIDMN; encoded by the coding sequence ATGCAATTGCCGCGACTTGATGAACTGATTGCGAATTTCTCGCGTCTGCGAGTGGTGGTCGTCGGCGATTTCTCACTCGACAAGCTGCTGCATCTGGATCCGACGCTGGTCGAACGGAGCGAGAACAGCGGCCGGGTGGTCCATCAGGTCGTCGGCATTCGCACGAGCCCCAGCGCGGCGGGGACGGTGGTGAACAACCTGGCCTCGCTGGGTGCGTGCGATCTGCACGTGTTCGGCGTGATCGGCGACGACGGCGAAGGCTACGAGCTCTGCCAGAACCTCCGCAAACTCCGGTGTACGACGGAGGGCCTGCTGCGCTTCCCGGACTACCGCACGCCTGCAGTCATCCGGCCCCTCGATCTGAGCAGCGACGGTTGGACCGGTCGGCATCCCCGGTATGACATCCGCAATCGGATTCCAATTCCCGAAGAAGCGATCGACCGGCTCAGTCGAAATCTGCTTGAAATCCTGCCCGCGGTTGATGCGGTCATCATTATGGATCAGTCCGATCATCCCGACACCGGAGTCATCACTCCGCGGCTGCGAGAAGAGCTCTCTCGCCTGGCGCTGGCCTTTCCGAAGGTGGTCTTCTGGGCGGACAGCCGCCGGAATACGCGGCACTTTCGCAATATCATCGTCAAACCCAACGAATTCGAGGCGGTCGGGCGGTTTCGACCGATCGCCGGCGATGAAGTCCGACTGACGGACCTCAAGGCGGTGTTGCCCCGGCTGCGGAGTGAAACCGGCGCACCGGTCTTTATCACGTTTGGGGAAAAGGGAATTCTGGTCTCCGATCCCACCGGTAAGCTGGTGCCGGGCATTCGCCTCCAGGGGATGCTTGATCCGACCGGCGCTGGGGATACGGCCACGGCGGGGATGGTTCTGGCCTCGGCGGCGGGAGCGACGACCGTCGAAACGGCATTGATGGGAAATCTGGTGGCGGCGACGACGATCAAGCAGATTGGCACGGCCGGAGTCGTGAGGCCCGACCAGTTGCGGGAAGGGCTCCAGCAATGGCAGGAACAGCATCCGCGCGGCGCTGTTGACCTCGACCAGTTGCAGGACATGACTGACATCGACATGAATTGA
- a CDS encoding class I SAM-dependent rRNA methyltransferase, translating into MSLLRHPATAPVALRLSRDLVRTIKRGHPWVYAEALRQLPPAPAGTSAILLDHRKGQEIARGLYDPKSPLALRICSTDGKPLDDRWAERRLTRALALRERFIRPDTTGYRLAHGEGDGLPGLAIDRYDRVLVQKFDGPGPEGFWNAEELAGWLRDQTGVDAVVGRRRERSAAARVLAGEMRSPVVPFLENGMRFTADVVAGQKTGFFLDQRDNRDFLRGLVRGQSVLNLFSYTGGFSIAAGVGGASQVTSVDLAAPAVKAAEDHWALNELPAGAHEAVAADAFEYLEKVRMEKRRWDVVVVDPPSFAPSQESVTRATSAYQKLFSAAIRVTANGGLLAAASCSSHISEAHFIGLCEEAVSDARRQGRVITVRSQPSDHPWPLALPEFRYLKFVVLQLS; encoded by the coding sequence ATGTCTCTCCTGCGGCACCCCGCGACCGCCCCGGTCGCCCTGCGGCTCAGCCGGGATCTGGTCCGGACGATCAAACGAGGGCATCCCTGGGTCTACGCGGAGGCGCTTCGGCAGCTCCCGCCGGCCCCTGCGGGAACATCGGCCATACTGCTCGATCACCGCAAAGGCCAGGAGATCGCTCGGGGACTTTACGATCCGAAGAGCCCGCTGGCGCTGCGAATCTGCTCGACCGATGGCAAACCTCTGGACGATCGCTGGGCCGAACGTCGACTGACGCGGGCCCTGGCCTTGCGCGAGCGATTCATTCGCCCCGATACGACCGGGTATCGATTGGCGCACGGCGAAGGGGATGGGCTGCCCGGGCTGGCGATCGACCGTTACGATCGCGTCCTCGTTCAGAAATTCGACGGCCCGGGGCCGGAGGGCTTCTGGAATGCGGAGGAACTGGCGGGGTGGCTTCGCGATCAGACAGGGGTCGACGCCGTGGTTGGTCGGCGGCGGGAACGCTCGGCGGCCGCGCGCGTGCTGGCGGGGGAGATGCGAAGCCCTGTCGTCCCATTTCTGGAGAATGGAATGCGGTTTACCGCCGACGTCGTTGCGGGCCAGAAGACCGGCTTCTTTCTCGACCAGCGCGACAATCGGGATTTTCTGCGGGGGCTGGTTCGCGGGCAGTCGGTTCTGAACTTGTTTTCATACACGGGTGGCTTTTCGATCGCCGCCGGCGTTGGCGGGGCCTCGCAGGTCACCTCGGTCGATCTGGCGGCTCCCGCCGTCAAAGCCGCCGAGGACCACTGGGCGCTGAATGAGCTTCCTGCCGGCGCTCACGAGGCGGTTGCCGCGGATGCGTTCGAGTACCTCGAAAAGGTGCGAATGGAGAAACGGCGGTGGGATGTGGTCGTAGTCGATCCTCCTTCGTTTGCGCCGTCGCAGGAGAGCGTCACGCGGGCGACGTCGGCCTACCAGAAGCTGTTCTCGGCAGCGATTCGCGTGACTGCGAACGGCGGTCTGCTGGCGGCGGCTTCGTGTTCCAGCCACATCAGCGAAGCCCACTTCATCGGTCTGTGCGAAGAGGCGGTCTCCGACGCCCGGCGGCAGGGGCGGGTGATTACCGTCCGGAGCCAGCCGTCGGATCACCCGTGGCCGCTGGCGCTTCCGGAATTCCGCTATCTGAAGTTCGTCGTGCTGCAGCTCAGTTGA
- a CDS encoding GGDEF domain-containing protein, which translates to MILKQRTFRGILAIGAALAGLVGLETSGVPRDVAAAGWCVSAAIGAWYAGSAWTAAIVTVFAITRAVAVDINDPWNGLTATLGALVLAILSGQVSVALRRERELARCDPLTHLPNRQALEEQLDAEIARSMRFQRPFTLVLIDCDGFKTLNDHYGHHAGDELLRRLADAFRRSVRIYDLVSRLAGDEFVLILSEAGRSEAEMVLERVWATIRLELADDFPGVTVSAGAVTFPPGDHDPANCLQRVDSAMYSAKRSGKNRTVFREAPASGGKTSDFGMPVQ; encoded by the coding sequence TGCGATCGGCGCCGCACTGGCGGGGCTGGTCGGTCTGGAGACTTCCGGGGTCCCGCGAGACGTTGCCGCCGCCGGCTGGTGCGTCTCCGCAGCCATCGGCGCCTGGTATGCCGGATCCGCCTGGACGGCGGCCATCGTAACGGTCTTCGCCATCACCAGGGCGGTTGCCGTCGATATCAACGATCCCTGGAACGGTCTGACCGCAACGCTCGGGGCGCTCGTGCTCGCGATCCTGTCCGGGCAGGTTTCCGTGGCTTTGCGGCGCGAACGCGAACTCGCCCGCTGCGACCCGCTGACGCACCTCCCGAATCGGCAGGCACTGGAGGAGCAGCTCGATGCGGAAATCGCCCGCTCGATGCGCTTCCAGCGTCCCTTCACGCTGGTCCTGATCGACTGTGACGGCTTCAAAACCTTGAACGACCACTACGGACATCACGCCGGCGACGAACTGCTACGGCGGCTGGCGGATGCGTTTCGACGTTCGGTCCGGATCTACGACCTCGTCAGCCGCCTGGCGGGAGACGAATTCGTGCTGATTCTCTCCGAGGCCGGACGCTCCGAGGCTGAAATGGTCCTCGAACGGGTCTGGGCCACCATTCGTCTCGAACTGGCGGACGACTTTCCGGGCGTGACGGTCAGCGCAGGAGCGGTGACCTTTCCCCCCGGAGATCACGATCCAGCGAACTGCCTGCAACGCGTCGATTCCGCGATGTACTCCGCCAAGCGTTCGGGCAAGAACCGCACCGTCTTTCGAGAAGCACCGGCGTCGGGCGGCAAGACCAGCGACTTCGGCATGCCGGTGCAGTAG